CGAGGAGGCCGGACTGGTGGCGCGGCTCTCCGACCGCGGCGGCGACCTGGACCTGGGCGGCGAGGCCCGCCTGGACCCGGCCAGCGGCCGCTACCGGCTGGATCTGCAACTGCGCGCGCGCGACAATCCCGAACTGCGCGACAGCCTGGCGCTCATGGGCCGGCCCGATGCCCGCGGTTATCACAATCTGCGCCAGAGCGGCCGGCTGCCACTGCCCTGATCGGCATGGGCAGGATGGGTGAAGCGAAGCGTAACCCAGCATGGCTGCGGTCAGGCGATGGGTTGCGACGCTCCACGCCTCCACCCATCCTACAGGCAGCGTAGGATGGGTGAAGCGAAGCGTAACCCAGCATGGCTGCGGTCAGGCGATGGGTTGCGGCGCGCCGCGCCTCCACCCATCCTACAGGCAGCGTAGGATGGGTGAAGCGAAGCGTAACCCATCGTTGCCCGGCATCGCGATGGGTTGCGGCGCTGCGCGCCTCCACCCATCCTACGCGAAGAGTCTGGAGCCATGACACGTACCCCGGCACCCCGTCACATCGAGATCACCCCCGAGAACAAATGCGGCTTCTGCCCCGGCAGCAAGTGCTGCACCTACATCACCCAGAAGATCCCGGGGCCGCGCTCCATGGCCGACTTCGATCATCTGCTGTGGCAGCTCGCCCATCGCGGCGTGCAGGCCTACCGCGACAGCGACGGCTGGTATCTGCTCATTACCCACCCCTGCAACTTCCTGCAGCCGGACGGGCGCTGCGGCATCTACGCCACCCGCCCGCAGCTGTGCCGGGACTACACCAACGACTTCTGCGAATTCGACCAGCCGGCCGAGGAGGGATTCGATCTGTATTTCCCGGACTACGCGTCGCTGGATGCCTACTGCAGGCAGCGGTTCAGGCGCTGGGATGCGCGGTTCGGGTGAGTGAGGAGTGGCGGCCCATATTCTGTTTCAGCCGTCATCCCCGCGCAGGCGGGGGATCCAGCTAGCGCTGCGGCCACTGGATCCCGGCCTGCGCCGGGATGACGGAGGCAACGGAATCGTAGGTCGGGTTAGCCCGTCAGGGCGTAACCCGACGTGGATCGCGGTATATGTCGGGTTACGCTGCGCTAACCCGACCTACACCCTTCTGAACCCAACGACCGGATCAGTTCATCGAACCCGTCGATGGCCTCGAACTCCCCGGTATCGCGTTCGGGCCCGCGGGTGTCGGGGCGCTTCACCGCCCGCAGGTGCTCGATGCCGTAGTCACGGGCCGAGCGCAGCACCGGCAGGCTGTCGTCGATGAGCAGGGCAGCGTCTTCCCGGTAGGGCACCCGGTCCTTGAGCCAGTCCCAGAAACGGCGGTCCTCCTTGGGGCGGCCGAAATCGTGCGAGCAGATCTGGCGGTCGAAATGTCCGCCCAGTGCGGTCTCCTGCAGCTTGAGTTCCAGTGCCATGTGGTGGGCGTTGGTCACCAGCACGATCTCCTTGCCGTGGGCGCGGGCCAGGTCGAGGAAATCGGTGACATGCGGATGGATGGCGATCAGTTCCCGGATCTCGCGTTTGAGTTCGGCGATATCCAGATCCAGCTGCTCGGTCCAGTAGTTGACGCAGTACCACTGCATGGTGCCTTCCATGGCGCGGAAGCGCGGATACAGCCGGGCCTTGGCCTCGTCCGGGGCCAGGCCGTGGCGTTCGGCGTAGCGCAGCGGTACGTGCTCCAGCCAGAAATGGTTGTCGAAGTGCAGGTCCAGCAGGGTGCCGTCCATGTCCAGCAGCAGGGTCTGTATGCGGTTCCAGGTCAGCATGGTGCGTCTCGCTCGGGTCGCGGCGGTGGGGCCGGGGGTGTAGAATGCGAATGATAATATCAAGGGTCTTCTGTTGCACGGTGGCTGGGAAGCCTGGCTACACCGTCATTCCCGCGAAGGCGGGAATCTATAGCCCTTAAACCACTGGATTCCCGCCTTCGCGGGAATGACGAAATAAAAAAGGAGAATGCGGCGCGCCCGGTCGGGCGCGTCGTCCCTGAGAGATTGCCGCGGCGCTATGCGCCTCGCAATGACAACCCATTATGTCACATGACCCCGAAATCCTGAACGTCCGCTCCGTGGCCCGTTCCCGCCTGTTCGAGATCGAGGCGCTGGACCTGCGCTTCGGCAACGGCGAGCAGCGTACCTTCGAGCGCCTGCAGGCCGCGGCGTCGGGGGCGGTGCTGATCGTGCCCCTGATCGACGCCGACAGCTTCTGGCTGATCCGGGAGTATGCCGCCGGCACCGAGCGCTACGAACTGGGCTTTCCCAAGGGTCGGATCGAGCCGGGCGAGGACCCGCTGGCCGCCGCCAACCGCGAACTGCGTGAGGAGCTCGGCCTGGCCGCGCGCCGGCTGGAACCGGTCACCCGCCTGTCGCTGGCGCCGGGCTATTTCGGGCATATGACCGAGGTGGTGCTGGCCGGCGAACTGCATCCGGATGCGCTGG
This sequence is a window from Thiohalobacter thiocyanaticus. Protein-coding genes within it:
- the nudE gene encoding ADP compounds hydrolase NudE, translating into MSHDPEILNVRSVARSRLFEIEALDLRFGNGEQRTFERLQAAASGAVLIVPLIDADSFWLIREYAAGTERYELGFPKGRIEPGEDPLAAANRELREELGLAARRLEPVTRLSLAPGYFGHMTEVVLAGELHPDALEGDEPEPLELVRWRFDDLAALLARDDFTEARSIAALFLIRERFKHE
- a CDS encoding YkgJ family cysteine cluster protein, whose translation is MTRTPAPRHIEITPENKCGFCPGSKCCTYITQKIPGPRSMADFDHLLWQLAHRGVQAYRDSDGWYLLITHPCNFLQPDGRCGIYATRPQLCRDYTNDFCEFDQPAEEGFDLYFPDYASLDAYCRQRFRRWDARFG
- the yrfG gene encoding GMP/IMP nucleotidase — protein: MLTWNRIQTLLLDMDGTLLDLHFDNHFWLEHVPLRYAERHGLAPDEAKARLYPRFRAMEGTMQWYCVNYWTEQLDLDIAELKREIRELIAIHPHVTDFLDLARAHGKEIVLVTNAHHMALELKLQETALGGHFDRQICSHDFGRPKEDRRFWDWLKDRVPYREDAALLIDDSLPVLRSARDYGIEHLRAVKRPDTRGPERDTGEFEAIDGFDELIRSLGSEGCRSG